A genomic segment from Candidatus Poribacteria bacterium encodes:
- the gcvT gene encoding glycine cleavage system aminomethyltransferase GcvT — translation MKRTPLYQVHESLNAKFTEFGGWEMPLQYSSIVKEHLSVRATVGLFDLSHMGELEVCGPGANALVQKLSTNDVGRLTDGRVLYTLFCNETGGIIDDLLIYRHADNHYVLVVNAANIEKDLTWVETHNDTGTEIKNISKDTALIALQGPKSIDILNPFVRERDVSEISFFRFAVDEVAGIPTTISRTGYTGEVGFELYVDANNAEDLWNVLYPAVIEIEGQPVGLGARDTLRLEAGLRLYGMDMNDNTNPFEVGLGKFVKSKGRQFIGKDVLLAARKKGIAKQVVGFQMLDRAVARAGYAVYQQGEHIGSVTSGAPSPSLKCSIGFASVESQAVVKNEKINVEVRGKLHPAKIVEMPFIKN, via the coding sequence ATGAAGAGAACGCCCCTTTATCAGGTCCATGAATCCCTTAATGCAAAGTTCACCGAATTCGGTGGCTGGGAGATGCCGCTTCAATATAGTAGTATTGTTAAGGAGCATCTATCTGTTCGGGCGACTGTTGGTTTGTTTGACCTGTCGCACATGGGGGAACTTGAGGTTTGCGGACCGGGAGCGAATGCGTTGGTGCAAAAACTTAGCACTAACGACGTGGGACGTTTAACTGATGGTCGTGTGTTGTATACGCTATTCTGTAATGAAACAGGCGGAATCATTGATGACCTTCTCATTTACCGACACGCCGATAACCACTATGTGCTGGTCGTCAATGCTGCCAACATTGAAAAGGATTTGACGTGGGTAGAGACCCACAACGACACGGGCACGGAGATAAAAAATATAAGCAAGGACACGGCTCTCATTGCGCTACAAGGTCCAAAGTCAATAGATATTTTGAATCCTTTTGTCCGCGAACGAGATGTTTCTGAAATTTCGTTTTTTCGCTTTGCGGTAGACGAAGTCGCCGGTATCCCGACCACCATTTCACGAACTGGGTATACGGGGGAAGTCGGTTTTGAGTTATACGTTGATGCAAACAATGCGGAGGATTTATGGAATGTGCTCTATCCTGCCGTGATAGAAATAGAGGGACAACCTGTGGGACTTGGGGCACGCGACACCTTACGGCTTGAAGCCGGACTCCGCCTCTACGGCATGGACATGAATGACAACACAAACCCATTTGAAGTTGGTCTCGGTAAGTTTGTCAAATCCAAAGGGCGACAATTTATTGGAAAAGACGTACTCCTTGCGGCGAGAAAGAAGGGTATAGCGAAACAGGTGGTAGGATTTCAGATGCTTGACCGTGCTGTAGCACGTGCAGGTTATGCCGTTTATCAGCAGGGCGAACACATAGGCAGCGTAACGAGCGGGGCACCTTCGCCGAGTCTGAAATGCAGTATCGGGTTCGCTTCTGTTGAATCACAAGCGGTGGTTAAAAACGAAAAAATTAATGTAGAAGTTCGAGGTAAACTGCATCCTGCGAAGATTGTGGAAATGCCCTTTATCAAGAACTAA